In Lactuca sativa cultivar Salinas chromosome 5, Lsat_Salinas_v11, whole genome shotgun sequence, the DNA window CCTTATCATTTCAGTTCATTGCGCGATTGGTGATTGACCCTAACACCGTCACTTTTGTACCGTTAGTGTAGAGGTATTTTTATCTTTTCATTTATCATCATCTTCAGATtaaaaaacttaaaataaaataaatagccAACACAACCTCTCGGTTCCCTTCTTTTTCCCTATCAGGTTCGTCTCCCTCAATCTGACCCAACCCTCATCCTCTCAATCACAAATTACAGCTTtggggttgtggttttggagatTATGTGTGGGAGAAAAGCTCTGGATTTGACTTGTTCAAATTCGCGTGGTTTCTTGATTACTGATTAGGCATGATCGCTTATAAAAGAAGGAAAATTAGGGCATGTTTTGGATCATTCGCTGTTGAGAGAAGGTAAAAATTCGGAGACTATGAACCCTAAAGGGATAATGGAAAGAtttgtgcttgtgggatttttgtGGTGGCTTTAAGGCCTACGATTATGGATGTATTGAAGATGTTGGAAGGAGATGTTGAAGTGCCAGTGATTCCTGATAGGCCGACGCCTCTTAACCACCCTACTTTCACCGGAGATGGAAAATCTTTCAGTCTTTTGCTGGTGTTTAGTGGGTTGCAATTGCAGGCCACCGACATGCTCCCGGTAGGTCAATAAACAATAAAACAACTGTTTAGAATTATAAATTTTACATCATGAATTTGAGAGATTAGGAAGGAATCGAGCATTAGATGTGACAAAAAGGGTTATGTAAACATGAAAATTGTTTAGTATTTTAGGAGTTTAATTATTTGGTGGGTGTCTTGATTCGTTGAAATTTTTGTTGTTTTGGTAGCCATaaataaaaagacaaaaatatCCCTACACTAACGGTATAAAAGTGACGGGGTTAGGATCAAATACCAATTGCGCAAGGAACTGAAACCATAAGGACTAGTGGCGTGACTTTTTGCAAGGAAATCCTCAAAGTCCGATATTGTGTAAGCCACCATTTTCATGTTTTAAAACTCACCATTTTAATGTTTCCGTGTTTTATGTCAACCAAAGACCGCTTAAAAAAAGAGGTTTCATGTAAAAATTATGAAGACGAGGGAAAAAGTGTATTTAAGCTAAAGTGTAGCGTCTTTAGTCTTACCTTTCATTCGCTATAaatacaaaaaccctaaaaccccGAACGAAACCCTAGACGTATTCGGTTGCAGGCATCAGAGCGCATTCTTCCCCGGCGAGTGTTATCAGTTGTATAAGGTACACGAACTTTCACTTTTCGTTCATATCTGGTTACTTGATTCATCTGTTTGTTTGATTCCTGATCCCATTCTCTGTTTCGAATACTTCGATTTGCTTGAACTCTGTCGCTCGATGCGTATATGTAATCGCAGtacctttttttttttcgttttgctAACCCCTTATGTATTTTATTGATCGTCTCATAGATTTTCCTCAATAGGTTGCTTAGTTTCCGTGTTACATTTATATTTTCCTTTGTTTATCACTAGTAGTTACTCATTTATTCGGAATTATGAGTTCTGAAAAAAGTTGCTAGGTGTCACTTCAACATACTTATATTCTTTATACCAAATTTTGGGTATTTTATTAACCATATGTGTTGTTGTTCGAACAGTTTGCCCAAAGCCAAAATGTATCTCCAGTTTTACATAAATGATAACGGTGACAAAGTTTACACCACCAAGGTTTGTTGCTTTAATTTTGAGTTCATTGTTTATCATTGCCATATAATAATTTGAACCCTTATTTCTATGCAGAAAGAATCACCCGTTGGTTTGGCCACACAATCAGCTCATCCTGGTATGCTACTTGTCTAATTTGTTACATGGAACATGATTGGACTAGACAAAAAGCTGCAATTTTTGTTTCATTGATGTCATTCATAGTCCAAATACAGTATACAGCCTATTATGTCATTAGTGAAGTTTATGTGGTGTAACTTTTGGGCTGATTTACAGCTCGGTTTTCCCCTGATGACAAGTTCTCAAGGCAGAGAGTTTTGTTGAAGAAGCGTTTTGGATTGCTGCCTACCCAAAAACCAGCAAGGAAGTATTGAGAAATTGCTACTTTCATTGTTTTGTTTAATGTGTGTTAGCTTAATTAATTACTACAACTTGTTAGTAGTACCTGTGGCTGTTTCTTAATgacaaattgtttgatttgggaTGTGTTTATCTTTAAGGGGTCAAATATGTAAAATCAAAACATTTAGCCAAAAAGGAATTGAGAGAGTCTGCTGAAAATAGAGTGTTATTTAAGTAATCATTTTTAGCACTTCTTAAATTAAGGAGAAAAAGTTGTTTGTGATCCTACAACTTGTTTATACTCGTTAATGTTTGATCTGTGTATTTGATCAATCTGTGGCTCAATTTCTTATCACACTGAGATGACCTAATCCTTATTAGTCTATTATCCGAATGTTAACCTTAAATTGTATATCAAGCGGATGCGCTTAATAGAGCAAAATTGGAGTGTATGCCATATGCGGTTGGAAATATTAGGTGTGTAGTTTTTTTTTGGTGTGTGTAtatgtttaattttaattatctgttattaatggattaagtgggTAAGAGGATCAACTATAAAATGGGTCAAACAGAACAAGTATAAAAAAAACATGCGAAGTGATTTCAAAACCGATAATATTTATTACTCCTTCCATCCTAATATTATTGtctacagacaaaaaacacatagATTAAGAACAACATTAAAcaccactaactttatataatagaatgacagttttgtccttattgtgcatttaatgttccattaaatgtttagttagttaagtaataatgaggaaagtattttggtaaaaatgttatttatttttagaaatagactattgttttgggacaaaccaaaaaggaaaaatatactataatttttttatcaaaagatTTAATATTAAGTATGatgttatttatttatctattattataaaatatttaaatgataaatattttttttttgactaATTGAAATACATATGTTGTATTTTTATATACtatatttttaaacatttaatgAATTTAATAAATAATATGTCATTTTACATCAATTAGATATTTTAAAAATTATTCAATAAAGAAACTAGTTATACTACATTTGCAGAACTTTTTGTTGAAAATCAATATGTTAAATACCATAAAAaccattatattttatttttttaaacaccTAAAGATATATAA includes these proteins:
- the LOC111891565 gene encoding H/ACA ribonucleoprotein complex subunit 3-like protein; protein product: MYLQFYINDNGDKVYTTKKESPVGLATQSAHPARFSPDDKFSRQRVLLKKRFGLLPTQKPARKY